One Castanea sativa cultivar Marrone di Chiusa Pesio chromosome 4, ASM4071231v1 DNA window includes the following coding sequences:
- the LOC142632718 gene encoding protein FAR1-RELATED SEQUENCE 5-like: MDFVLGGRIDGGHMQRPPISPAHISIPPLHPLPPSLIPPHSLSHSTDAAPIKSPPRTTAPTTPSFLGIQPDSDKCNVAQFVQEEAQVKPIDGSPNTPSKHNKDIKAPMIGMKFDCDDSAYEFYKQYAHRMGFSVRKQYVRRGSAGHIKRRTFCCSKQGERAIDKRREQVSFHHPHHPISRIGCLAQMTCQLQKDGMLEVVSFYEQHNHEFAPSPMKHMLRSNRKITPAQQAFADDAEKSGVSIKQTIDLLSMQVGGYENLGFLNIDYKNHVNSKRREALKRGDGRAVMDHFRKMQLEDPSYFYSIQLDDDNQILNIFWADSRSIVDYGHFGDVICFDTTYRTNSYGRPFAPFIGVNHHKQSIIFGAALLYDETIMSFKWLFETFLSAMSGKQPRTIFTDQSAAMANAIEDVFPESNHRLCVWHIYQNAAKRLHHIFNSSSQFRNDLSNCVYDFEDENEWIVAWNNMLETYDLIDNPWLREMFDVKEKWCMVYGRHMFTADMKSTQRSESINGVLKKYLKPKYGLLQFFGHYSRVLFDKRSQELQAEFKMRQTTPVLLFDFEMLRHAAKLYTPEIFKMFQDEYVKIVDCTIYKASKSDSMTEYRVKYRNKTQEHLVKYEASTTTVQCSCMKFSFLGILCSHALKVLDKKNVKRIPAHYVLKRWTQDAKVGSIKDYRGIDIKGFARNEN, from the exons ATGGA CTTTGTCTTGGGAGGCAGAATTGACGGCGGCCACATGCAGCGGCCGCCGATCTCACCGGCGCATATCTCCATTCCTCCTCTTCACCCGCTTCCCCCTTCGCTGATTCCACCCCATTCACTTTCTCACTCAACCGATGCCGCTCCCATAAAGTCACCGCCAAGGACCACCGCTCCTACCACTCCATCGTTTCTCGGCATTCAACCTGACAGTGACAAATGCAATGTGGCCCAATTTGTTCAG GAAGAAGCTCAAGTCAAACCTATTGATGGCAGTCCAAACACCCCAAGTAAACACAATAAGGATATTAAGGCACCAATGAttggaatgaaatttgattgtgATGATAGTGCATATGAGTTTTACAAACAATATGCTCATAGAATGGGTTTTAGTGTAAGAAAACAGTATGTTAGGCGAGGAAGTGCTGGACATATTAAGAGGAGAACATTTTGCTGTTCAAAACAAGGTGAACGAGCTATTGACAAACGTCGTGAACAGGTATCTTTCCATCACCCCCATCACCCAATTTCACGAATTGGTTGTTTAGCACAAATGACTTGTCAACTTCAAAAGGATGGTATGTTAGAAGTTGTTTCTTTTTACGAACAACATAATCATGAGTTTGCTCCTTCTCCAATGAAACACATGTTAAGATCAAATAGGAAAATTACACCTGCCCAACAAGCTTTTGCGGATGATGCAGAAAAATCTGGGGTATCAATAAAACAAACCATAGATTTGTTGAGCATGCAAGTTGGTGGTTATGAAAATCTTGGGTTTCTGAATATTGACTATAAAAATCATGTAAATTCCAAGAGGAGAGAGGCTTTAAAGAGAGGAGATGGTCGTGCTGTGATGGATCACTTTAGAAAGATGCAATTAGAAGATCcatcttatttttattctataCAACTTGATGATGataatcaaattttgaatattttttgggcTGATTCTAGATCTATAGTTGATTATGGACACTTTGGAGATGTTATATGTTTTGACACCACTTATCGAACAAATTCATATGGTCGACCCTTTGCTCCATTCATTGGGGTTAATCATCATAAACAATCAATTATCTTTGGTGCAGCTTTACTTTATGATGAAACTATAATGTCATTCAAGTGGttgtttgaaacttttttgAGTGCAATGTCAGGGAAACAACCAAGAACTATATTTACAGATCAATCTGCTGCAATGGCTAATGCAATAGAAGATGTGTTTCCTGAATCAAATCATCGTCTATGTGTGTGGCATATTTATCAGAATGCTGCTAAGCGTCTACATCATATATTTAATTCATCAAGCCAATTTCGAAATGATCTTAGTAATTGTGTGTATGattttgaagatgaaaatgaatggaTAGTTGCTTGGAATAACATGCTTGAGACATATGATCTAATTGATAATCCATGGTTGCGTGAAATGTTTGATGTGAAAGAGAAATGGTGTATGGTATATGGTCGACATATGTTCACTGCTGATATGAAAAGCACTCAACGCAGTGAGTCAATAAATGGTGTGTTGAAGAAATACTTGAAGCCAAAATATGgtcttttgcaattttttggACATTACTCTAGAGTATTGTTTGATAAGCGAAGTCAAGAACTACAAGCAGAGTTCAAAATGAGGCAAACAACACCAGTTTTACTATTTGATTTTGAGATGTTGAGACATGCTGCAAAGTTGTACACTCCAGAAATATTCAAAATGTTTCAAGATGAatatgtgaagattgtggattGTACTATTTACAAGGCTAGTAAATCTGATTCTATGACAGAATATAGAGTGAAATATCGAAACAAAACTCAAGAGCACTTAGTCAAATATGAAGCCTCAACAACGACAGTCCAATGCAGTTGCATGAAGTTTAGTTTTTTGGGAATTCTATGTTCCCATGCTTTGAAAGTTCTTGACAAGAAAAATGTTAAGAGAATTCCAGCCCATTATGTATTGAAAAGATGGACACAAGATGCAAAGGTTGGTTCTATCAAGGACTATCGTGGCATTGATATTAAAG GATTTGCAAGAAATGAGAATTAG